Proteins co-encoded in one Amaranthus tricolor cultivar Red isolate AtriRed21 chromosome 7, ASM2621246v1, whole genome shotgun sequence genomic window:
- the LOC130817761 gene encoding uncharacterized protein LOC130817761, which yields MAAFDHIRDLNDIALKPRLLRSLLKEHLPDETLPFRDPSQLSSIVSIVKTHKLLSEEIPPSTDNKHVSAWKSAVDAWLDRILMLARTNLPDKCWAGVCLLGVTSVECSSTRFLASYPDWFNVLLSHIQSSEASQYIRVASCAAVSDVITRLGGFSNLKKDGNSHARKLVQSILNMFDEDVAEDLLVVAAQLLLTILNNFPSSVHRHHDNAEYTIVKKIMSGDCGANLLTKLSFCLASLPKSKGDEDSWSSMMQKILLSLSSLLNSAFEGLEEETRRGEAVSLLVPPGKDPPPSLGGKLMKGVALSNGETSQKSLISSISSLMQSCCIMLTHSYPVQVEVPVLPLLAIIKRVLDVNGSLPETLQPFTTAMQQEFVCLQLPALHINVLEVLTAVVKGLRSQILPHAAQVMLLLMKYFKTCWLSELRTKVYSIIRALLISMGSGMALYISEELIDNASVDLKFADSTNDGAPSDEQCVEVSLQHHRKKRKHGATTGLLMEQRALSCLEPKECRASIALKIASIETLEALLVMGGALFCDIWRRRIDDLLMQVATKACRGGCIFDSNPVHLKETKSLAWEDFQLVALHALLASLLSPAGYRPPYLSKSLELFHRGKQNTGTKLANFCARALLDLEVLVHPRALPLTDMPLPSGNRDFLGRTDGADPKYKLPNTNGTFRTGHGSSHDVYDFLNDIYMEDNPGSVIPGEVYKDMQFNHKLIDVPLDENHEEPKVTNGSPDKVMTLEKAICALEHANVDGNIGPNDGRVVSDVRHREEPNRTSPAPVDISLQISSPLKQRLEGNISNSISSDTPSRTSVSGRVEGLASTTQLENAVAFGVDSNRFKMSILEQDDESSDSFPDIVDADPDTDSDEDAG from the exons ATGGCAGCCTTCGACCATATCCGAGACCTTAACGACATTGCTTTGAAGCCTCGGTTGCTGCGCTCCCTCCTTAAAGAACATTTACCCGATGAAACTCTTCCATTTCGTGATCCCTCTCAACTTTCCTCCATTGTTTCCATTGTCAAAACCCATAAGCTTCTCTCCGAAGAAATACCCCCTTCGACCGACAATAAGCATGTTTCTGCTTGGAAATCTGCAGTTGATGCGTGGCTTGATCGAATTTTGATGCTTGCTCGAACCaatttg CCAGATAAATGTTGGGCTGGTGTTTGCTTGCTAGGAGTGACTAGTGTTGAATGCAGCTCTACTCGATTCTTGGCATCTTACCCAGATTGGTTTAATGTTCTTCTATCACATATTCAG TCATCAGAGGCTTCACAATATATCAGGGTAGCTTCATGCGCTGCCGTGTCAGATGTGATAACAAG GCTTGGTGGATTCTCAAACCTAAAGAAGGATGGAAACTCCCATGCAAGGAAACTTGTCCAGTCAATTCTCAACATGTTTGATGAGGATGTAGCAGAGGATTTATTA GTAGTGGCTGCTCAATTGCTGCTGACCATCTTAAATAATTTTCCTTCTTCAGTTCATCGTCATCATGACAAT GCAGAGTATACTATTGTTAAGAAAATCATGTCCGGTGATTGTGGTGCCAATTTGTTGACG AAACTATCTTTTTGCTTAGCATCACTTCCAAAGTCAAAGGGAGATGAGGATAGCTGGTCATCAATGATGCAAAAGATTTTACTTTCTCTAAGCTCTCTTTTGAACAGTGCCTTTGAAGGCCTGGAAGAAG AAACAAGACGTGGGGAGGCGGTGTCATTATTGGTTCCACCTGGAAAAGACCCTCCGCCTTCTTTGGGCGGGAAGTTGATGAAAGGAGTGGCATTGAGCAATGGagagacatcccaaaaatcacTAATATCTTCCATTTCATCATTGATGCAAAGTTGCTGTATAATGCTTACTCATTCTTATCCTGTTCAG GTAGAAGTTCCTGTTTTGCCATTACTGGCGATCATTAAAAGGGTGTTGGATGTCAATGGATCTTTGCCGGAAACCTTGCAACCATTTACGACTGCAATGCAGCAAGAGTTTGTATGCTTGCAACTTCCTGCTCTACACATAAATGTGTTGGAGGTCCTTACAGCAGTTGTCAAAGGGTTACGCAG TCAAATTTTACCTCATGCAGCCCAGGTTATGCTTCTActgatgaaatattttaaaacatgcTGGTTGTCAGAGCTAAGAACTAAGGTTTACTCAATCATCAGAGCTTTATTGATTTCTATGGGGTCCG GAATGGCGTTGTACATCTCTGAGGAACTGATCGACAATGCATCTGTTGATTTAAAGTTTGCTGATTCTACCAATGATGGTGCACCTTCAGATGAGCAATGTGTTGAAGTATCTCTGCAGCATCACCGCAAGAAGAGAAAGCATGGAGCTACAACTGGCTTGTTGATGGAACAAAGGGCTTTGTCATGCTTGGAACCAAAAGAATGTCGAGCATCAATTGCTTTAAAAATAGCTTCAATAGAGACCTTGGAGGCTCTTTTAGTGATG GGTGGTGCTTTATTTTGTGATATCTGGCGTAGGAGAATTGATGATCTTTTGATGCAAGTTGCAACAAAAGCTTGCAGAGGGGGATGTATATTTGATTCAAACCCTGTCCATCTCAAGGAAACTAAGAGTTTAGCATGGGAGGATTTCCAGCTTGTGGCATTACATGCACTTTTGGCTTCTCTTCTTTCTCCAGCTGGTTACCGACCACCATATCTGTCTAAGAGCCTTGAACTTTTCCATAGAG GTAAGCAAAATACCGGAACTAAGCTTGCCAATTTTTGTGCTCGCGCTCTTCTGGACTTGGAAGTGCTTGTACATCCCAGAGCACTTCCTCTAACAGATATGCCACTGCCAAGTGGTAATAGAGACTTTTTAGGAAGGACAGATGGTGCTGATCCCAAGTACAAGTTGCCAAATACAAATGGCACTTTCAGGACAGGTCACGGAAGCTCTCATGATGTTTATGACTTCCTCAATGATATTTACATGGAAGACAATCCTGGATCGGTTATTCCGGGTGAGGTTTACAAAGACATGCAATTCAATCACAAATTAATTGATGTTCCCTTGGATGAAAATCATGAAGAGCCCAAGGTTACTAATGGTTCACCTGACAAGGTGATGACATTGGAAAAAGCTATATGCGCCTTAGAACATGCAAACGTTGACGGTAATATAGGACCAAATGATGGTAGAGTAGTATCGGATGTGCGGCATCGTGAAGAACCTAATAGAACAAGTCCGGCACCAGTTGACATTAGCTTACAAATAAGCAGTCCCTTGAAGCAAAGGCTTGAGGGGAATATATCAAACAGTATTTCTTCTGATACACCGAGTAGAACTTCTGTGTCGGGCAGAGTTGAGGGGCTTGCTTCGACAACACAGCTAGAAAATGCTGTTGCTTTCGGTGTTGATAGCAACAGATTTAAGATGTCAATCTTGGAGCAGGATGATGAGTCATCTGATTCATTTCCTGATATTGTAGATGCAGATCCAGATACAGATTCAGATGAAGACGCCGGGTAG
- the LOC130817723 gene encoding DNA replication complex GINS protein PSF2, with protein MAGQSDPDFSVFSAGEMEFLAEDEMIEIVPNMRMDPLNLISGDYGPFRPQIAAQVPLWLAVALKKRGKCSIRPPEWMSIDKLTQVLEAEREFPKEFQPLPFHFVEIARLLFDHAKDDISDLYMARSLIEDIRDVRFHKVESGLETISARTHAVKLKNLSAMEVNIVRPFVMRTLQAFYKHDSPEIIQQPVTMPSARPQMSDRGPRRDLRRR; from the exons ATGGCTGGCCAATCAGATCCCGATTTTTCAGTTTTCTCAGCAGGCGAG ATGGAATTTTTAGCTGAAGATGAAATGATTGAAATTGTGCCTAATATGAGAATGGATCCTCTCAATTTGATATCg GGTGATTATGGTCCCTTTCGACCTCAAATTGCTGCTCAAGTGCCTTTGTGGCTTGCTGTCGCATTGAAGAAAAGAGGGAAGTGCTCGATTCGACCACCTGAGTGGATGTCTATTG ATAAGTTAACACAAGTTTTAGAAGCTGAGCGTGAGTTCCCTAAGGAATTTCAACCATTACCTTTCCATTTTGTGGAAATTGCACGGCTTCTTTTTGATCA TGCTAAGGATGACATTTCTGATTTATACATG GCAAGGTCTCTCATTGAAGACATTAGGGATGTGAGATTTCATAAAGTAGAGTCCGGTTTGGAGACAATATCAGCTCGAACACATGCAGTAAAG CTGAAAAACCTTTCAGCAATGGAGGTGAATATAGTGCGTCCGTTTGTAATGAGAACACTCCAAGCATTCTATAAGCATGACAGTCCAGAGATAATTCAACAACCAGTTACAATGCCCAGTGCGCGACCACAAATGTCAGATCGTGGGCCAAGA AGAGACTTGCGGCGTCGCTAG
- the LOC130817760 gene encoding copper transport protein CCH-like produces MSQTVVLNVAMSCKGCSGAVKRVLDKMPGVESYDINLEEKKVTVIGNVEPEAVFQTVSKTGKKTSFWEEAAPAESEKPVESEAKPTETETKPVESEAKPTETETKPAETETKPAEAEAKPAETETKPAEAEAKPEEVEAKPEEVAAAP; encoded by the exons ACCGTAGTTCTCAATGTTGCCATGTCATGCAAAGGCTGTTCAGGGGCAGTGAAGCGAGTTTTGGATAAAATGCCAG GAGTTGAATCATATGACATCAATTTAGAGGAGAAAAAGGTGACTGTGATAGGCAATGTAGAGCCTGAAGCTGTTTTTCAAACTGTATCAAAAACTGGAAAGAAGACTTCTTTCTGGGAAGAGGCAGCACCGGCAGAATCTGAAAAGCCGGTTGAATCTGAAGCTAAGCCAACAGAAACAGAAACCAAGCCAGTTGAATCTGAAGCTAAGCCAACAGAAACAGAAACCAAGCCAGCCGAAACTGAAACTAAGCCCGCAGAAGCAGAAGCCAAGCCAGCCGAAACTGAAACGAagccagcagaagcagaagccAAGCCAGAAGAAGTAGAAGCTAAGCCAGAAGAAGTAGCTGCTGCTCCGTGA
- the LOC130817762 gene encoding uncharacterized protein LOC130817762, protein MLKSVGLIVLFAIVVTWIYQFMLPPLQRPCGLPGGPPLTAPRVKLRDGRFLAYKEIGVPKHNAKNNIIFVHGFGNSRHDVVIAAHLPPKVIEELGLYIVSFDRPGYGESDPDPTRTLKSMALDIEELADQLQLGDRFYLVGFSMGGQTVWGSLKYIPHRLAGAALLAPVVNYWWSGFPANISKEAFEKQPSLDQWAQRVAHHLPWLTYWWNTQKLFPGSSVAAGKAILSQHDLELIPKIVSLGTHHRGHGMQQGEFESLHRDMMIGFGSWEFSPMDLTDPFANKQGLVHLWQGNEDTLVPVSMQRCIAERLSWIKYHEIEGAGHLFPFAEGMAEAILRSLLLSHK, encoded by the exons ATGTTGAAGAGTGTTGGATTGATTGTATTGTTTGCTATAGTGGTAACATGGATATATCAGTTCATGCTGCCACCACTACAACGGCCGTGTGGACTTCCAGGCGGTCCACCGCTAACGGCACCAAGGGTGAAGCTAAGAGATGGTAGATTTTTGGCCTACAAGGAGATTGGTGTACCAAAACATAACGCCAAAAACAATATCATATTTGTTCACGGTTTTGGCAATTCTAGGCATGATGTTGTTATTGCCGCTCACCTTCCTCCG AAAGTCATTGAAGAGTTGGGACTGTACATTGTATCGTTTGATAGACCAGGTTACGGAGAGAGTGATCCTGATCCAACGAGAACATTGAAAAGCATGGCTTTGGATATTGAAGAGCTTGCCGACCAATTACAACTTGGGGATAGATTCTATTTGGTTGGGTTTTCTATGGGTGGTCAAACAGTATGGGGTTCGCTCAAATACATTCCCCACAG GCTAGCTGGAGCAGCTCTGTTAGCTCCAGTTGTGAACTACTGGTGGAGCGGCTTCCCAGCGAACATATCTAAGGAAGCCTTTGAAAAGCAGCCGTCACTAGATCAATGGGCCCAAAGGGTTGCTCACCACCTTCCCTGGCTTACATACTGGTGGAACACTCAAAAACTATTCCCTGGTTCCAGTGTTGCTGCCGGGAAAGCTATACTCAGTCAACACGATCTTGAACTCATCCCGAAGATTGTTTCACTTGGGACACATCACAGG GGACACGGTATGCAACAAGGGGAATTTGAGTCGCTCCATAGGGACATGATGATCGGATTTGGGAGCTGGGAATTTAGTCCTATGGATCTCACAGACCCATTTGCAAACAAGCAAGGATTGGTACATTTATGGCAGGGCAACGAAGATACACTTGTTcccgtctcaatgcaaagatgtATTGCGGAACGACTTTCATGGATCAAATACCATGAGATAGAAGGGGCAGGACATTTGTTTCCCTTTGCAGAAGGGATGGCTGAAGCTATTCTCAGATCACTGCTACTCAGTCACAAGTAG